The following are encoded in a window of Telmatobacter sp. DSM 110680 genomic DNA:
- a CDS encoding DUF5666 domain-containing protein encodes MSACACFAAVLILAPAGMLAVQVAQSDSGAHIGVMNIRGKAGIATQVSPTQISLAIPEHVTFTVRILSGTRFTKEGQSLSEGAVQPGSAIFVHGLFDMQARTVDAEVIELMPESLPLRMRMENYGKTWTSGVITAVQNGSITIQHLDGSVGTLVVNTSSSVLFHSDPALLSDLRRGERVEVGLQRNDSTVAKTIRIQGMVSGN; translated from the coding sequence ATGAGCGCTTGCGCTTGTTTCGCCGCTGTTCTGATCCTCGCTCCCGCAGGGATGCTCGCTGTCCAGGTTGCGCAATCTGACTCCGGAGCGCATATCGGCGTGATGAACATTCGCGGCAAGGCGGGCATTGCCACACAGGTGAGCCCAACGCAGATCAGCCTTGCGATTCCCGAACATGTCACATTCACCGTACGTATCCTGTCTGGTACACGGTTCACAAAGGAAGGCCAGTCGTTAAGTGAGGGCGCGGTCCAACCGGGCAGCGCCATCTTCGTCCACGGCTTGTTTGATATGCAGGCGCGCACGGTGGATGCCGAGGTGATTGAACTGATGCCGGAGTCCCTACCGCTCAGGATGCGAATGGAGAACTACGGCAAGACGTGGACATCCGGCGTAATCACAGCTGTTCAGAACGGGTCGATTACGATTCAGCACTTGGATGGGAGCGTTGGCACGCTTGTGGTCAACACGAGCAGTTCGGTCCTCTTCCACAGTGATCCCGCCCTTCTGTCGGACCTACGGCGAGGCGAACGCGTCGAAGTAGGGCTGCAACGCAATGATTCCACGGTCGCGAAGACCATCAGGATACAAGGGATGGTCAGTGGCAATTAG
- a CDS encoding sugar phosphate isomerase/epimerase family protein, producing MDRRTFLSASSAAAITTALHPGLGFGEPDLPSLKPMELGLLVSPYGDAEATIKRVHDMGFSNCFLSLDGYINKFTTEAAKEIGDLLGKYQLVATTVEVVGPGPLEWNFLQGPATIGVVPPKTRAARIDALRQVSDFAKLLAIPQVQTHCGFIPEDPMDALYPQAVEAIRKVAEHCHGNGQHFLMETGQETPTTMSRVIRDANLPNLAVGLDTANLILYGKANPVDAVDILGKHVRSVHAKDGKWPTDPSKLGEEVMIGKGLVDFKTVFTKLHKLGYTGAITIERETSGPQQVEDVKNEKLYLQKILDEVMA from the coding sequence ATGGATCGCCGTACATTTTTATCTGCGTCATCTGCTGCTGCAATTACTACCGCACTTCATCCCGGTCTCGGATTTGGCGAGCCGGACCTGCCGAGCCTGAAACCAATGGAACTAGGCCTGCTGGTGAGCCCTTACGGAGATGCAGAAGCGACCATCAAGCGCGTTCATGATATGGGGTTCAGCAATTGCTTCCTATCCCTCGATGGCTACATCAATAAATTTACGACGGAGGCGGCGAAGGAGATCGGCGATCTGCTGGGGAAATACCAGTTGGTTGCAACCACGGTTGAGGTAGTGGGCCCCGGGCCTCTCGAATGGAATTTCCTGCAAGGGCCCGCCACCATCGGCGTGGTGCCTCCAAAGACGCGTGCAGCCCGCATCGATGCATTGCGACAGGTTTCAGATTTTGCGAAGCTGCTCGCCATCCCCCAGGTGCAGACGCACTGTGGATTCATTCCCGAGGATCCAATGGACGCCCTTTATCCGCAGGCGGTTGAGGCTATTCGTAAAGTCGCGGAACATTGCCACGGCAACGGCCAGCATTTTCTGATGGAGACGGGACAGGAGACGCCGACTACGATGTCGCGCGTGATTCGGGATGCAAATTTGCCGAATCTCGCGGTGGGGCTGGATACTGCAAACCTGATTCTTTATGGGAAGGCTAATCCGGTGGATGCGGTAGATATCCTCGGCAAGCACGTGCGCAGCGTGCATGCAAAAGACGGCAAGTGGCCGACCGATCCGAGCAAGCTTGGTGAAGAAGTCATGATCGGCAAGGGCTTGGTGGATTTCAAGACGGTGTTTACCAAGTTGCACAAGCTTGGCTATACAGGCGCGATCACTATTGAGCGGGAGACATCGGGTCCGCAGCAGGTTGAAGATGTAAAGAACGAGAAGCTTTATCTGCAGAAGATACTGGATGAAGTGATGGCCTGA
- a CDS encoding outer membrane lipoprotein-sorting protein: protein MMRIGGLAVFAALLTVTAHCADVRAVLAEPRKQIETADYRIVGRIVRVDANGTRTNLAVNVKAHWFTGALHIVLDVTSPQPSRFRLLMEMRPDGRVSMKIAHPGDKEFTGLPFEQWNGGPFGPSFSYEDFLNPELYWPGQSLEKAKYGARDCDLLTSTPGPDDRTHYAKVQTWLDHTIAFPVHAEKTLKESGAVKEFSFIGLRREGGVWSASQIEGKMRGERGSTLFLLERGSAKANLKPEDFRGESLLKF from the coding sequence ATGATGAGAATTGGTGGGTTGGCAGTCTTTGCAGCTTTGCTAACCGTCACTGCGCACTGCGCCGACGTGCGCGCCGTGCTGGCGGAACCTCGCAAGCAAATTGAAACCGCCGACTATCGCATCGTCGGCCGGATTGTTCGCGTCGATGCCAATGGCACGCGTACAAATCTCGCAGTCAACGTAAAGGCTCACTGGTTCACCGGAGCTCTACACATCGTTCTCGATGTAACGTCTCCTCAGCCCTCCCGATTTCGCTTGCTGATGGAGATGCGACCCGACGGTCGTGTGTCGATGAAGATTGCTCATCCCGGCGACAAGGAGTTCACCGGCCTTCCCTTTGAGCAATGGAATGGGGGTCCGTTCGGCCCGAGTTTCAGCTACGAAGATTTTCTAAATCCTGAGTTGTATTGGCCGGGCCAATCCTTGGAGAAAGCAAAGTACGGAGCGCGCGATTGCGATTTGTTGACCAGCACTCCGGGCCCGGACGATCGAACTCACTACGCGAAAGTGCAAACATGGCTCGACCACACGATTGCTTTCCCTGTTCATGCCGAAAAGACGCTGAAGGAGTCTGGAGCCGTGAAGGAGTTTTCGTTTATCGGGCTGCGGCGGGAAGGTGGCGTCTGGTCCGCAAGCCAGATTGAAGGTAAGATGCGCGGTGAGCGCGGATCAACTCTATTTCTACTGGAGCGAGGAAGTGCGAAGGCGAATCTCAAGCCGGAGGACTTCCGCGGCGAAAGTCTCCTGAAGTTTTAG
- a CDS encoding isoprenylcysteine carboxylmethyltransferase family protein, with the protein MKIPIPALVVPVVCLLLYFFVPGLRQRPWTTLRIAGGIVAIAGYFLFIAARLQLGRSFSVSPQAKQLVTHGLYARIRNPIYVFVGVMWLGVIVALHLYWLFVPFVMLLVLQLIRSDREAKVLQEKFGQTYLIYRKQTWF; encoded by the coding sequence ATGAAAATCCCAATCCCCGCACTGGTCGTTCCGGTTGTTTGCCTTCTGCTTTATTTCTTCGTGCCCGGCCTACGACAGCGACCCTGGACGACACTAAGAATTGCAGGAGGCATCGTAGCGATTGCCGGGTATTTTCTGTTCATTGCCGCTCGTCTTCAGTTAGGAAGATCATTTTCAGTCTCGCCCCAGGCAAAGCAACTTGTTACGCACGGTCTCTATGCACGGATTCGGAATCCCATCTATGTATTCGTTGGCGTTATGTGGTTAGGCGTGATCGTGGCCCTACATCTGTACTGGTTGTTCGTGCCATTCGTGATGTTGCTCGTCCTGCAATTGATTCGATCGGATCGGGAGGCAAAGGTCCTGCAAGAGAAGTTTGGGCAGACTTATCTCATCTACCGAAAGCAAACATGGTTTTGA
- a CDS encoding OsmC family protein — MVRIQTEYQGDLHCTSVHTPSQTELATDAPVDNQGRGESFSPTDLIATSLGTCMLTTMGIVARTLDVDLIGATATVEKEMSSTPPRKVSRLTVSIRVPRTTSPENQRRLENAAHTCPVKKSIHPDIETPIEFVWG, encoded by the coding sequence ATGGTTCGCATTCAAACGGAATATCAGGGTGACCTCCACTGCACGTCAGTGCATACTCCATCTCAAACTGAACTGGCTACAGACGCGCCTGTCGACAATCAGGGTCGAGGAGAGAGCTTCTCCCCGACTGACCTCATAGCGACCTCACTCGGCACGTGCATGCTGACCACGATGGGCATCGTTGCCAGAACTTTGGATGTTGACCTCATCGGAGCCACGGCGACTGTTGAGAAGGAAATGAGCAGCACGCCACCGAGAAAAGTTAGCCGCTTGACGGTCTCGATTCGAGTCCCTCGGACAACCAGCCCTGAGAATCAGCGACGGCTTGAAAATGCAGCGCACACATGCCCGGTGAAAAAGAGCATCCACCCGGACATAGAGACGCCAATTGAATTTGTTTGGGGTTGA
- a CDS encoding Gfo/Idh/MocA family oxidoreductase produces the protein MNRREFLQTGSGVVSGMLLLNPRTAFGYEANSAVRHGLLGCGNRGTGVATSFAKNTSARIVALADIFPDNLAAGREHFNKVNEGLGQPAIDGKLLFKGPHAFEQLAASPDVDLIQISTPPFFHVQHLETAVASGKHVYCEKPVGIDVAQAKHALEIAKRVKSNQSVDIGFQCRNAPPIAALAEKIKADALGKIATVSGNYNAPASTEKKREGEGKDEYRLRNWLWDRVLSGDILVEQNIHIIDLCNWMLGAHPLKATATGGRNVLTHFGDCWDNYQVDFTYPNDVHFSFASTQFGSDNVFDAGLKLFGASGSATCPYSGPIAITGANAWTYQDSAATAPGSGKFAANGAFLDNLEFADRDKERTFIASIVSGPVHNQIAEGVQTALSCMLGRMAGYQKREVTWEDLLAHGEHYELGFSVDQFA, from the coding sequence ATGAATCGTCGGGAGTTTTTGCAGACAGGATCGGGGGTTGTTTCAGGCATGCTTTTGCTCAATCCACGGACGGCTTTCGGATATGAGGCGAATTCGGCGGTGCGACACGGTTTGCTGGGATGCGGCAACCGCGGCACTGGCGTCGCCACGTCGTTTGCAAAAAATACTTCTGCACGAATCGTCGCGTTAGCGGATATCTTTCCAGATAACCTCGCTGCCGGGCGCGAACACTTCAACAAGGTAAATGAAGGTCTCGGACAGCCTGCGATCGACGGCAAACTTCTCTTCAAAGGGCCACATGCGTTTGAGCAACTGGCGGCCTCACCCGATGTAGACCTGATTCAAATTTCGACGCCGCCGTTCTTCCACGTTCAGCATCTTGAGACGGCTGTTGCTTCAGGAAAACACGTCTATTGTGAGAAGCCGGTGGGTATCGATGTCGCACAGGCAAAGCACGCGCTGGAGATTGCTAAACGCGTCAAATCAAATCAGAGTGTCGATATTGGTTTTCAGTGTCGCAATGCCCCGCCAATCGCAGCTCTGGCTGAAAAGATCAAAGCCGATGCGCTAGGCAAGATCGCCACCGTTTCAGGCAACTACAACGCTCCTGCGTCAACGGAGAAAAAGCGCGAGGGCGAGGGTAAAGACGAATACCGACTGCGCAACTGGCTCTGGGATCGAGTGCTCTCGGGAGACATCCTGGTTGAGCAGAATATTCACATCATCGATTTGTGCAACTGGATGCTAGGCGCTCATCCGTTGAAGGCAACGGCAACGGGCGGCCGCAATGTACTTACGCATTTCGGCGATTGCTGGGATAACTATCAGGTTGACTTCACATATCCGAACGATGTGCACTTCTCATTTGCCTCGACACAATTCGGATCAGACAATGTATTCGACGCGGGACTGAAGTTATTTGGCGCGAGTGGTTCAGCGACATGCCCATACTCCGGTCCTATCGCGATTACGGGCGCGAACGCATGGACATACCAGGATTCCGCAGCGACGGCACCGGGCTCGGGAAAATTCGCAGCCAATGGCGCTTTCCTCGATAATCTCGAGTTTGCTGACCGCGATAAGGAGAGAACTTTTATCGCAAGCATTGTGTCCGGTCCCGTTCACAACCAAATAGCAGAGGGTGTGCAGACCGCGTTGAGTTGCATGCTAGGTCGCATGGCTGGCTACCAGAAGCGCGAGGTGACCTGGGAAGATCTGCTGGCCCACGGCGAGCATTATGAACTCGGCTTTAGCGTGGATCAATTTGCGTGA
- a CDS encoding choice-of-anchor D domain-containing protein: MSSSRLRRAFTIAGLGVMSSAMCLAASVSPTSYSWASVAVGSKGAQKVVTLTNNGTTTLTISSITLTGANAQDYAISLKTCGTSLAVAASCTAGIVFAPTVSGTRTATLNFNDSASPSPQTVALSGLGTGGTNGGASASVSPSTLSWVSVTVGNKGAAKAATLTNGGTTSITISSITLSGANPGDYQISSKTCGSSLAAGASCTASVAFAPITSGTLTATLNFTDSATNSPQSVALSGYAPGGTSGSASVSPSSLSFGSVNVGSTSAAQSSTLTNGTSSSITISGVSLTGTNPGDFIISAKACGSTLAASASCGVSVEFKPTTTGTRSATLTISDSATNSPQTVALSGTGGSTSGGSVTVSPSAIGFPGTAVGSTSTAQLATLSNGTNSSITISGVTLGGANAGDFSISSKTCGTSLAASASCSASVVFKPTASGTRTATLSFADSGSGSPQVVTLSGSGPSSSFTIAPTSPDVIVNDVVQFSATTNVTWSASCGSISSTSGIYTAPSNTGSCTVTATEVGGSATVSTSAKIVAKPTSGTLGIYPTTAAVFAGSTQIFQGQLSSVPDGNSLTFSVDGIVGGNGSVGTITNEGVYTAPSSAGKHTVTVRDNSLGSSVSGSATVFTNVAVDFGSRSSALHQIPSHFFGAERINSMHNTADLDLIKAGGFNYARLYAGMAQSFPTSSSSNFNGIDGTIRFISGGGMHIMLQVYQTPPFLQPSPNPCGTGQNGNNVYPTNVNTWAQLAAQLVKHMDETFPGVVTDYEIWNEPNTTALCHAPNGDNLSAYLALYKAAAPLMRAQIAADKSTARVGGPATAGMQSGWVSAMLADPVISQNIDFLSYHDYMFSSSELGAQWNTYNSATSVYQKTQNTGNGPLQVYNYATRLVAAGKQPQGKNLPIYNTEYNLNWDYSHNCCQNDPTYSPVWNAMYISDVLNSVYAGAPNTPQHMVYFAATAPPFCLVGQIDANMDCTYGTNPQPYPQYFLYQLMGSTNYLGLENGGTMAQSIAPSTLGNGLVVTAFFTSGLDAVVLTNPTGETLTNVQVNISNTGFTSASATLYQIVNGRSMESSSLSLQSTGGTSYSTTVSMGPYSVQAISIR, from the coding sequence TTGAGCAGCAGTCGGCTTCGGCGCGCCTTCACCATTGCGGGACTGGGTGTGATGTCTTCCGCGATGTGCCTGGCGGCATCAGTTTCGCCGACTAGTTATAGCTGGGCTTCGGTGGCTGTGGGAAGCAAAGGCGCGCAAAAGGTTGTCACGCTTACTAATAATGGAACGACAACTCTGACCATCAGCAGCATCACGCTCACGGGTGCGAACGCCCAAGATTATGCGATTAGTTTGAAGACCTGCGGTACGAGTTTGGCAGTTGCGGCGAGTTGCACTGCAGGCATCGTCTTCGCCCCTACGGTGAGCGGTACTCGCACCGCCACACTGAATTTCAATGACAGCGCCAGCCCCAGTCCGCAAACCGTCGCACTTTCGGGATTAGGTACCGGTGGGACAAATGGAGGGGCCAGCGCTTCCGTGAGCCCGTCAACTTTGAGTTGGGTGTCGGTAACGGTCGGCAATAAAGGCGCAGCGAAGGCGGCTACCCTGACCAACGGTGGCACCACTTCGATAACCATCAGCAGCATTACGTTGTCAGGTGCCAATCCGGGCGACTATCAAATATCCAGCAAGACATGCGGAAGCAGTCTCGCCGCGGGAGCAAGTTGCACTGCAAGCGTCGCTTTTGCACCCATCACGAGCGGTACATTGACGGCGACTCTCAACTTCACTGACTCTGCAACAAATTCCCCGCAGTCCGTCGCGCTCTCTGGATACGCGCCGGGGGGGACGAGCGGGAGCGCCTCGGTGAGCCCATCGTCCCTTTCATTCGGTTCGGTGAATGTGGGCTCAACCAGCGCGGCCCAGTCTTCCACGCTCACCAACGGCACTAGCTCTTCGATCACGATCAGCGGCGTCTCGCTTACCGGCACGAATCCTGGTGACTTTATCATTTCTGCCAAGGCTTGCGGTTCAACCCTTGCTGCTTCGGCAAGCTGCGGGGTGTCGGTCGAATTCAAGCCGACAACCACCGGAACGCGCTCAGCCACACTTACCATTTCTGATTCAGCGACCAATAGTCCGCAGACCGTTGCGTTGTCCGGAACAGGCGGTAGCACTTCGGGTGGCAGTGTGACCGTGTCGCCTTCGGCGATCGGCTTCCCTGGCACCGCCGTTGGATCGACTAGCACAGCCCAGTTAGCGACCTTGAGCAATGGCACGAATTCATCCATCACCATCAGCGGCGTTACCCTCGGCGGGGCCAACGCCGGGGACTTTTCCATCAGTAGCAAGACATGCGGCACCAGCCTCGCAGCCTCAGCAAGCTGCTCGGCGAGTGTCGTCTTCAAGCCAACTGCGAGCGGAACGCGCACGGCAACGCTATCCTTCGCGGATTCGGGCAGCGGAAGTCCGCAAGTCGTAACCCTGTCAGGATCGGGTCCATCCTCGAGCTTCACAATTGCTCCGACCAGCCCTGATGTGATCGTCAACGATGTGGTTCAATTCTCCGCTACAACCAACGTGACGTGGTCCGCCTCCTGCGGCTCAATTTCGAGCACTTCGGGAATCTACACCGCGCCTTCTAATACCGGATCCTGCACCGTGACGGCAACAGAGGTCGGCGGCAGCGCCACAGTCTCCACGTCCGCCAAAATTGTTGCCAAACCAACTTCCGGTACGCTTGGCATATATCCCACCACCGCAGCAGTCTTCGCCGGGTCGACTCAGATCTTCCAGGGTCAACTTTCAAGCGTGCCAGATGGAAATTCGCTAACCTTCAGCGTTGACGGTATCGTGGGCGGAAACGGATCGGTGGGAACGATCACCAACGAAGGTGTGTATACGGCGCCCTCGTCTGCGGGTAAGCACACCGTTACGGTTCGGGACAACTCACTCGGTAGCAGCGTGAGCGGATCGGCGACAGTATTCACGAACGTGGCGGTGGACTTTGGCTCGCGCTCCTCAGCCCTGCATCAGATCCCGTCCCACTTCTTCGGTGCAGAGCGCATCAACTCGATGCATAACACGGCGGATCTCGATCTGATCAAGGCAGGCGGCTTCAATTACGCCCGCCTGTATGCCGGAATGGCCCAGAGCTTCCCCACCAGCTCAAGTTCTAACTTTAACGGAATCGACGGAACGATCCGGTTCATATCGGGTGGCGGTATGCACATCATGCTTCAGGTCTATCAGACTCCACCCTTTTTGCAGCCCAGTCCCAATCCATGCGGCACAGGACAGAATGGTAACAACGTCTATCCAACAAACGTGAACACTTGGGCTCAACTCGCCGCACAACTCGTCAAGCACATGGACGAAACATTTCCGGGTGTCGTGACTGATTACGAAATCTGGAACGAGCCGAACACCACCGCTCTCTGTCACGCACCGAATGGCGACAATCTCAGTGCCTATCTCGCCCTGTACAAGGCAGCGGCACCGTTGATGCGCGCTCAGATCGCAGCTGACAAGTCAACCGCACGTGTCGGCGGACCCGCAACCGCAGGTATGCAATCCGGATGGGTGAGCGCAATGCTTGCGGATCCGGTGATCTCCCAGAACATCGACTTCTTGAGTTACCACGACTACATGTTTTCAAGTTCAGAGTTGGGCGCTCAGTGGAACACCTACAACAGCGCGACGTCGGTCTACCAAAAGACGCAAAACACCGGCAACGGACCTCTGCAGGTCTACAACTATGCCACGCGCCTTGTCGCAGCGGGAAAACAGCCACAGGGTAAAAACCTGCCCATCTACAACACGGAATACAACCTGAATTGGGATTATTCCCACAACTGCTGCCAGAATGATCCCACCTACTCGCCAGTCTGGAACGCAATGTACATTTCAGATGTCCTGAACTCGGTCTACGCCGGTGCTCCCAATACACCGCAGCATATGGTGTACTTCGCAGCCACCGCACCGCCCTTCTGCCTGGTCGGCCAGATCGATGCCAACATGGATTGCACGTACGGCACTAACCCGCAACCGTATCCTCAGTACTTCCTTTACCAGCTAATGGGATCCACCAATTATCTCGGCCTTGAAAATGGCGGTACCATGGCGCAAAGCATCGCGCCTTCAACGCTCGGCAACGGGCTCGTTGTGACGGCGTTCTTCACGTCAGGCTTGGATGCCGTCGTGCTTACTAACCCGACAGGCGAAACGCTCACCAACGTTCAGGTCAACATCTCAAATACCGGGTTCACTTCGGCCTCCGCGACGCTCTATCAGATCGTGAATGGACGTTCGATGGAAAGTTCGAGTCTGTCGCTTCAATCAACGGGAGGAACGTCGTATTCAACTACTGTGAGTATGGGGCCATACTCGGTGCAGGCTATTTCGATTCGCTAG
- a CDS encoding hydrogenase: MFHGMCLFMLGLLTGFAEQHFANVRMGLAAHLEGVMNGIFLLALGGIWEHVRLSPTASTIAFWTVLYGTYVNWFVTALAAILGTGALSPITGAGYRGQPLQETIVTGGFMSVGIAIVIASCLVLWGLRKEVVR; the protein is encoded by the coding sequence ATGTTCCATGGCATGTGCCTGTTTATGCTAGGGCTATTGACTGGTTTCGCAGAGCAGCACTTTGCCAATGTAAGGATGGGACTTGCGGCGCACCTGGAAGGCGTGATGAATGGCATCTTTCTACTTGCGTTGGGTGGCATTTGGGAGCACGTTCGACTGTCACCGACTGCCTCAACCATCGCATTTTGGACTGTGCTTTATGGAACGTACGTGAATTGGTTTGTCACCGCACTCGCCGCAATCTTGGGAACTGGCGCCCTTTCGCCGATCACCGGGGCTGGTTACAGGGGACAACCTTTGCAAGAGACCATCGTTACGGGTGGCTTCATGTCAGTCGGTATTGCAATCGTCATAGCGTCTTGCCTGGTCCTTTGGGGTCTTCGCAAAGAGGTAGTGAGATGA
- a CDS encoding alpha/beta hydrolase gives MMIFLLIVGGVVALMALGYAYHVAASRRDRRRFTNTGRWIELGDRRKLFVVEKGTGSLTVLFDSGIAATHLNWRDIQQQVSQFACTLSYDRFGLGWSSASYTDRTPANIARELHEALHFANIKPPYVLVGHSFGGMVMRRFALLFPTEVIGLVLVDPMRCCEWPPINAGRQSTLNRGVRCMRYAIPAAYVGLARLAVTSALCGSGNLARRVANVSGEGGQYVLGRVTGELAKMPRAIWPVIAAHWSRPDFYKGMQSHIEAVPQTVREMCDAGPIADVPILVLTPGRSTPLDQDELNRIGPNIREVIATESAHWIHLDQPQLVVQSILEMTQRRLGI, from the coding sequence ATGATGATATTTCTCCTGATCGTTGGCGGCGTTGTCGCGTTGATGGCCCTCGGCTACGCCTATCATGTAGCCGCGTCGCGACGCGATCGCCGCCGATTCACGAACACGGGCAGGTGGATTGAACTCGGCGACCGGCGCAAACTCTTCGTAGTTGAGAAAGGAACCGGATCCCTAACCGTCCTCTTCGACTCGGGAATCGCCGCAACTCACTTGAACTGGCGCGATATTCAGCAACAGGTTTCCCAGTTCGCGTGCACATTGTCTTACGACCGATTCGGCCTTGGCTGGAGCAGCGCATCGTACACCGACCGCACACCTGCAAATATCGCACGGGAACTACACGAGGCCCTTCACTTCGCGAACATCAAGCCTCCATATGTACTCGTCGGACATTCCTTCGGCGGAATGGTAATGCGACGCTTCGCACTTCTCTTCCCCACTGAAGTGATCGGCCTGGTACTTGTTGATCCTATGCGCTGCTGTGAATGGCCGCCGATCAATGCCGGCAGGCAATCGACACTCAACCGTGGCGTACGATGCATGCGTTATGCGATTCCCGCAGCGTACGTTGGCCTGGCTCGTCTTGCCGTCACATCCGCGCTGTGCGGCTCCGGTAACCTTGCTCGCCGCGTAGCAAATGTAAGCGGCGAGGGTGGGCAGTATGTTCTGGGACGCGTAACCGGCGAGCTAGCCAAGATGCCCCGGGCCATCTGGCCTGTCATTGCGGCGCATTGGTCTCGACCCGATTTTTACAAAGGAATGCAGAGCCATATCGAAGCGGTCCCGCAGACCGTTCGCGAGATGTGCGATGCCGGGCCCATCGCCGACGTTCCTATCCTCGTGCTCACTCCCGGAAGGTCAACACCCCTCGATCAGGATGAGCTCAACCGTATCGGCCCCAATATCCGAGAGGTCATCGCTACTGAAAGCGCGCACTGGATCCATCTCGATCAGCCCCAGTTGGTCGTGCAATCCATTCTTGAGATGACCCAAAGACGCTTAGGGATCTGA